In a genomic window of Thiosocius teredinicola:
- a CDS encoding FHA domain-containing protein has translation MPNQSQGQTIVSIRISCSRDARATYSEHEESCAERIRNALIDLLPDESAQLVNESAGDIVVGFDAPESALMISRRMQQFAAAKAHEHGVIIKIGLVAPDERQTAGNGDASLAIAKSRELARLASSSQTLACLSSAADFDLALRDKLSEVDPDEWREELCDGRGKVYAVSWQEDVATRLAPAIGAAQAVTRVGKLRLRWRNEQMVLQPDTSRITIGRGGDVDIAIESDFASRDHAHVDYLHSCFVLADHSTNGTYVQIDDSEVFIHDDELILRGEGWISLGRRPRSTAGKVVYFWAEGEADAQ, from the coding sequence ATGCCGAACCAGTCGCAGGGGCAGACCATCGTCAGTATTCGGATCTCCTGTTCGCGCGATGCCCGCGCTACCTACAGCGAGCACGAAGAATCTTGCGCGGAGCGGATTCGAAACGCACTGATCGATTTGTTGCCGGATGAATCGGCGCAGTTGGTGAATGAGTCGGCTGGCGACATTGTAGTCGGGTTTGACGCGCCGGAGAGTGCACTCATGATCTCGCGGCGCATGCAGCAGTTCGCGGCAGCCAAAGCGCATGAGCACGGTGTGATCATCAAGATCGGCCTGGTGGCGCCTGACGAGCGGCAGACAGCTGGCAATGGCGATGCTTCGCTGGCGATTGCCAAGAGTCGCGAACTGGCGCGTTTGGCTTCCTCCTCACAGACACTGGCGTGCCTGAGCAGTGCCGCCGATTTCGACCTGGCCTTGCGCGACAAGCTGTCGGAAGTGGACCCCGATGAGTGGCGGGAAGAGTTGTGCGATGGGCGAGGAAAGGTCTACGCCGTCAGTTGGCAGGAAGACGTGGCGACTCGGCTTGCACCGGCGATCGGTGCTGCGCAGGCCGTGACCCGGGTGGGCAAACTGCGGCTGCGTTGGCGCAACGAACAGATGGTGCTGCAGCCGGATACATCGCGCATCACGATCGGACGCGGTGGTGACGTCGACATAGCGATTGAATCGGACTTTGCGTCACGTGACCATGCCCATGTAGATTACCTGCATTCCTGCTTCGTGCTGGCCGATCACAGCACCAATGGCACCTATGTGCAGATCGACGACAGCGAAGTCTTCATCCACGATGACGAATTGATTCTGCGCGGGGAGGGCTGGATCAGCCTCGGCCGCCGACCACGTTCAACGGCAGGCAAGGTGGTCTATTTCTGGGCCGAAGGCGAAGCCGATGCGCAATAA
- a CDS encoding PP2C family protein-serine/threonine phosphatase yields the protein MNGQQDITWESVAETHAGKVRSANEDAVLNRRDAGLWAVADGMGGHYAGAEASRSVVDALASVSATQSLDDLAADVEQALKDANASLIKKARDTGNGISGSTAAVLISVGDKAAAIWVGDSRVYRVRGGRLEQISRDHSQLEEWIAMGLLDRDDVESHPPSNIITRAIGAEDLLEADIEKFDVQPGDTYLICSDGLYNEVPDAEIAQYLDGGRCVQAARQLLDLALSRGARDNVSLIVVHAQADDDDETRTLINPSLSAS from the coding sequence ATGAATGGACAGCAGGACATTACCTGGGAATCGGTTGCTGAAACGCATGCGGGCAAGGTGCGTTCGGCGAACGAAGATGCGGTGCTGAACCGGCGTGATGCCGGCCTGTGGGCTGTGGCGGATGGCATGGGTGGACACTACGCCGGCGCCGAGGCGAGCCGGTCGGTAGTCGACGCATTGGCATCGGTTTCGGCAACGCAGTCACTGGACGATTTGGCGGCCGATGTCGAGCAGGCACTGAAAGATGCCAATGCCTCGTTGATCAAGAAGGCCCGCGATACCGGCAATGGGATATCGGGCAGCACGGCCGCAGTACTGATCAGCGTGGGCGACAAGGCCGCTGCGATCTGGGTCGGCGACAGCCGCGTGTATCGCGTGCGTGGTGGGCGCCTTGAGCAGATCAGTCGCGATCACAGTCAGCTCGAAGAATGGATTGCCATGGGCCTGCTGGACCGCGACGATGTTGAGAGTCATCCGCCGTCCAATATCATCACGCGTGCTATCGGCGCTGAAGATCTGCTCGAGGCCGATATCGAGAAATTCGACGTCCAGCCGGGCGACACCTACCTGATTTGTTCCGACGGTCTGTACAACGAAGTGCCGGATGCCGAGATCGCGCAGTACCTCGACGGTGGGCGTTGTGTTCAGGCAGCGCGCCAGTTGCTCGACCTGGCATTGTCGCGCGGGGCGCGGGACAACGTGTCGTTGATCGTTGTGCACGCACAGGCAGACGATGACGACGAGACGCGGACCCTGATCAATCCGAGCCTGTCTGCGAGCTGA
- a CDS encoding sigma-54 interaction domain-containing protein, with amino-acid sequence MRKFVRRGSIAQGLGTVLEKIEILRASLRWAARTNEVDVAKLLKQCNELRDEAVEQLRKDRLFTATDGDGDKPEPLRKPVDEAKSSAAERRKALDERQFVFEGVFGDSPELLDAMEIAERAAPTELPVLIQGESGTGKELLAKVVHANGDRSDKPFVSVNCGAIPENLLESELFGHKKGAFTGASGDRKGKFESAHTGTIFLDEVGELPLQGQVKLLRALQSSEIQRVGSDQPITVDTRVVAATNRDLLEMSRRGEFREDLYYRLSVIQVTIPPLRDRRDEIPLLLEFFLEEATEKLKREVLRLSPRLHAFLMNYHYPGNIRELRNIIFRLACLADDTADVPHLPKHVLEEQPGQIPMGDVLSDSPQSLSDVKKAASDAAERLYLEQALSEVNGKVTEVAKNLSMNRTHVQTLLKKHGISSKSFKRTKTS; translated from the coding sequence ATGAGAAAGTTTGTTCGACGTGGTTCCATCGCCCAGGGACTGGGTACGGTTCTGGAAAAGATCGAGATCCTGCGCGCCAGCCTGCGTTGGGCGGCGCGTACCAACGAGGTCGATGTCGCCAAGCTGCTGAAGCAGTGCAATGAACTGCGTGACGAAGCGGTCGAGCAACTGCGCAAGGATCGATTGTTCACCGCAACGGACGGCGACGGCGACAAGCCCGAACCACTGCGCAAACCTGTCGATGAGGCAAAGTCGAGTGCCGCCGAGCGGCGCAAGGCACTCGACGAACGGCAGTTCGTGTTCGAGGGCGTGTTCGGCGACAGTCCGGAGTTGCTTGATGCGATGGAGATCGCCGAGCGCGCTGCACCCACCGAGTTGCCGGTATTGATTCAAGGCGAGAGCGGTACGGGTAAAGAACTGTTGGCCAAAGTGGTCCATGCCAACGGCGACCGTAGCGACAAGCCGTTCGTGTCGGTCAACTGCGGTGCAATCCCGGAAAACCTGCTCGAATCCGAGTTGTTCGGCCACAAGAAAGGGGCGTTTACCGGTGCATCGGGCGACCGCAAGGGCAAGTTCGAGAGCGCGCATACCGGCACGATCTTCCTCGACGAAGTCGGCGAATTGCCGCTGCAGGGCCAGGTCAAACTCTTGCGCGCCCTGCAATCGAGTGAGATCCAGCGCGTAGGCTCCGACCAGCCGATTACCGTCGACACGCGCGTGGTCGCGGCGACCAACCGCGATCTGCTCGAGATGTCACGACGCGGCGAGTTCCGCGAAGACCTTTATTATCGCTTGAGCGTCATCCAGGTAACGATTCCCCCGTTGCGCGACCGGCGCGACGAGATCCCGCTGCTGTTGGAATTCTTCCTCGAAGAGGCCACCGAGAAGCTCAAACGCGAAGTGCTGCGGCTGTCGCCGCGGCTGCACGCGTTTCTGATGAACTATCACTATCCGGGCAACATTCGTGAGCTGCGCAATATCATCTTCCGCCTGGCCTGTTTAGCCGATGACACAGCAGATGTTCCTCACCTGCCGAAACACGTGCTCGAAGAACAGCCGGGACAGATCCCGATGGGCGACGTGCTGAGCGATTCGCCGCAGTCGCTATCCGACGTCAAGAAGGCCGCGAGCGATGCGGCCGAACGACTCTACCTCGAACAGGCGCTGAGCGAGGTCAATGGCAAGGTCACCGAGGTCGCCAAGAACCTCAGCATGAACCGTACGCACGTGCAGACGTTATTGAAGAAGCACGGGATCAGCTCGAAGAGCTTCAAACGCACCAAGACAAGCTGA
- a CDS encoding peptidase domain-containing ABC transporter, which produces MEIKELVEFLRSVEILSVFNDDELSALAGKLETQSYEFGDSVIDAGNPADGLYIVKTGTIRLFKHEHDKELSVGLRKAGQTLSELAILREHRHEYSARASSDAEVVMIPRSAITPILKSNAEAASFVTNHVAISSAGGLLTQIFDLRRKVKQDELEDLVRSIGVKRFSAGTAILEQDGSGDRRLYFVRTGTVKITRAEKKAERHLATIRQGESFGEKAALTGQRQPFAATAETDVTVMIVPERTVKLILDRNPDFRQVLEKRAQATEREFERQEKLAAERKRTSLFDLRSKSGPGQKVLRRFPLVEQAEEMDCGAACLAMIAKHYKIPITLGKLREMANVTTEGATLDSLAKVGESLGFTTRGLKCDYDSLLGLELPIIAHWEGYHYVVIYGVSKTHVWIADPAIGFVKMDRARFEQGWAGIALVFTPSGNLAQFGVSQSPWRRFASFLAPYKKTLGYLLMATLVIEALGIAPPVIVQNVLDNVIVHQNLDLLTLLIVGLVLTHVFMQTTTAMRGMLSNFLVRNLDFSMMSSFFKHTLALPLSFFTKRRTGDIFARFQENATIRSFLTESTISTLLNVLMMFVYLIVLFIYSVKLTVLLLILIVPIALLTLAATPKIKQYARRTFEASTEAEAVLMETISSAETVKAMGVERSMRLKWESKYANALNVQYDAAKFELGLGVISQLLNASISVTILWVGAQLVVSQELTAGQLIAFNMLVGSVMSPIMGIIGLWDELHEAGVSMERLGDVLDLDPEQKPSEAASRIVLPDLKGDIRVENLFFRYGGKETPYVLKDISFSMKAGEQVAIVGLSGSGKTTLAKLLVGFFPPTEGKIYIDGYDLELVDLEYLRRRVGYVMQSNLLFSGTISENIALGDENPDRRRIVEVAKHADAHRFVSNLPLGYEQVVGERGVGLSGGQIQRICIARALYHDPQLLIFDEATSALDSQSESNILTNMQHVFEGRTSIVIAHRLSTVMNADKILVLYEGDIAEEGTHQELVDRKGMYYQLVRKQMANER; this is translated from the coding sequence ATGGAAATCAAAGAGCTCGTGGAATTTCTGCGCAGCGTGGAAATTCTCTCTGTATTTAACGATGACGAACTGTCGGCGCTTGCCGGCAAGCTGGAGACTCAGAGCTACGAGTTCGGCGATTCCGTGATCGACGCCGGTAACCCGGCGGACGGACTTTATATCGTCAAGACCGGCACCATTCGTCTGTTCAAGCATGAACACGACAAGGAGCTGAGCGTCGGGCTGCGCAAGGCGGGGCAGACGCTGTCGGAGTTGGCGATTCTGCGCGAACATCGCCACGAATACTCTGCGCGCGCCTCGAGTGACGCCGAGGTGGTGATGATTCCACGCAGTGCGATCACGCCGATCCTCAAGTCGAATGCCGAAGCGGCATCTTTCGTTACCAATCACGTCGCCATCAGCAGTGCCGGCGGCCTGCTGACGCAGATCTTCGATCTGCGACGCAAGGTCAAGCAGGACGAACTCGAAGACCTGGTGCGCAGCATTGGCGTCAAACGTTTCTCTGCCGGCACCGCCATCTTGGAACAGGACGGCAGCGGCGATCGCCGCTTGTACTTCGTGCGCACCGGCACGGTAAAGATCACGCGCGCCGAGAAGAAGGCCGAACGCCACCTCGCGACCATTCGCCAAGGTGAGTCGTTCGGTGAAAAAGCGGCGTTGACGGGACAACGTCAGCCGTTCGCGGCCACGGCCGAGACGGACGTGACGGTGATGATCGTGCCCGAGCGCACGGTCAAGCTGATCCTCGACCGCAACCCCGACTTCCGCCAGGTGCTCGAGAAACGCGCGCAGGCCACCGAGCGCGAATTCGAACGCCAGGAAAAACTCGCGGCGGAACGCAAACGCACCTCGCTGTTCGACCTGCGTTCCAAGTCCGGGCCGGGCCAGAAGGTGCTGCGCCGCTTCCCGCTCGTCGAACAGGCCGAGGAGATGGACTGCGGTGCCGCATGCCTGGCGATGATTGCCAAGCACTACAAGATTCCGATCACGCTCGGCAAGCTGCGCGAGATGGCGAACGTGACAACCGAAGGCGCCACCTTGGACAGCCTGGCAAAGGTCGGCGAATCGCTGGGTTTCACCACGCGCGGCCTCAAATGTGACTACGACTCTCTGCTCGGTCTCGAGCTGCCGATCATCGCGCATTGGGAAGGCTATCACTATGTCGTGATCTACGGCGTGTCCAAAACACACGTCTGGATCGCCGACCCCGCAATCGGCTTCGTCAAGATGGACCGCGCCCGCTTCGAGCAGGGTTGGGCGGGGATTGCGCTGGTATTTACGCCTAGCGGCAACCTGGCGCAATTCGGCGTATCCCAGTCGCCGTGGCGGCGATTTGCATCGTTCCTCGCACCCTACAAGAAAACGCTCGGCTATTTGTTGATGGCGACGTTGGTGATCGAGGCCCTGGGCATCGCCCCACCGGTCATCGTACAGAACGTGCTCGACAACGTGATCGTTCACCAGAACCTCGACCTGCTGACGCTGCTGATCGTGGGCTTGGTGCTGACGCATGTCTTTATGCAGACGACCACGGCCATGCGGGGGATGTTATCGAACTTCCTGGTGCGCAACCTCGACTTCTCGATGATGTCGAGTTTCTTCAAACATACACTCGCGCTTCCGCTGTCATTCTTTACCAAGCGGCGTACCGGCGACATCTTCGCCCGCTTCCAGGAAAACGCGACGATCCGCTCATTCCTGACCGAATCAACGATCAGTACCCTGCTCAACGTACTGATGATGTTCGTCTACCTGATCGTGCTGTTTATCTATAGCGTCAAGCTGACGGTACTGCTCCTCATCCTGATCGTACCCATTGCTTTGTTGACCCTGGCGGCTACGCCCAAGATCAAGCAATACGCGCGTCGCACGTTCGAGGCCTCCACCGAAGCCGAAGCGGTACTGATGGAGACCATCAGCAGTGCAGAAACCGTCAAGGCGATGGGTGTCGAGCGCTCGATGCGGCTCAAGTGGGAGAGCAAGTACGCCAATGCGTTGAACGTACAGTACGACGCCGCCAAGTTCGAACTCGGCCTCGGGGTGATCAGCCAATTGCTGAATGCCTCGATCAGCGTGACGATCCTATGGGTCGGCGCACAGCTTGTCGTATCTCAGGAGCTGACGGCCGGCCAGTTGATTGCGTTCAACATGCTGGTCGGCAGCGTCATGTCACCGATCATGGGGATAATCGGCCTGTGGGATGAACTGCATGAGGCCGGGGTGTCGATGGAACGCCTGGGCGACGTGCTCGACCTCGATCCGGAGCAGAAGCCATCCGAAGCGGCATCGCGCATCGTCCTGCCCGACCTGAAGGGAGATATCCGCGTCGAGAACCTGTTCTTCCGCTACGGCGGCAAAGAGACACCCTACGTACTCAAAGATATCAGTTTCTCCATGAAAGCCGGCGAGCAGGTGGCGATCGTCGGCCTGAGTGGATCCGGCAAGACGACACTGGCAAAGCTCTTGGTCGGGTTCTTCCCGCCAACCGAGGGCAAGATCTATATCGATGGCTACGACCTGGAGCTGGTCGACCTCGAGTACCTGCGACGACGCGTAGGCTACGTCATGCAGAGTAATCTACTGTTCTCCGGCACCATCTCGGAAAACATCGCACTCGGTGACGAGAATCCGGATCGCCGGCGTATCGTCGAGGTCGCCAAGCACGCGGATGCACATCGCTTCGTCAGTAACCTGCCGCTCGGCTACGAACAGGTCGTCGGCGAACGCGGCGTTGGCCTGTCGGGCGGGCAGATACAGCGTATCTGTATCGCGCGCGCCTTGTACCACGACCCGCAACTGCTGATCTTCGATGAAGCCACCTCGGCACTGGATTCGCAGTCTGAGAGCAACATTCTGACGAACATGCAGCACGTCTTCGAGGGACGCACCTCGATCGTCATCGCCCACCGACTGAGTACCGTTATGAATGCCGACAAGATCCTGGTGCTGTACGAAGGCGACATCGCCGAGGAAGGCACCCACCAGGAACTGGTCGACCGCAAGGGCATGTACTACCAGTTGGTCCGTAAACAGATGGCGAACGAGCGATGA
- a CDS encoding peptidylprolyl isomerase — MTTIARIDDKEITSDDLIRYLKIGNKFDQIVEDIITQEITASEAGRMGFNVGDDEIQAESDNLRRVLGLHAAKETFDFLDSVGLSLEGFEDYLRDSLMRTKVLQHVCSEQAIKDFFDLHSPKFESVEVSQIIVDSEGKARELIAILEEDPEEFPNMAKSFSLDPETAEKGGDIGTVVRGGLSGEIEAKIFNSPVGEPLGPFETDDGMFHEVYMVTKRHNPTLDLTTQKMITKLLYEKWLDERLEEHRVEIL, encoded by the coding sequence ATGACTACAATCGCTCGCATCGATGACAAGGAGATCACATCAGACGATCTCATCCGTTACTTGAAGATCGGCAACAAGTTCGATCAGATCGTAGAGGACATCATCACCCAGGAGATCACCGCCAGCGAGGCAGGCCGCATGGGCTTCAACGTCGGTGACGATGAGATTCAGGCAGAATCCGACAACCTGCGACGGGTGCTGGGCTTGCACGCCGCCAAAGAGACGTTTGATTTCCTCGACAGCGTCGGCTTGTCGCTGGAAGGCTTCGAGGACTACCTGCGCGATTCGCTGATGCGCACCAAGGTACTGCAACACGTCTGCTCCGAGCAGGCGATCAAAGACTTCTTCGACCTGCACTCACCCAAGTTCGAATCGGTCGAGGTCAGCCAGATCATTGTCGATTCCGAAGGCAAGGCACGCGAACTGATTGCGATCCTCGAAGAAGACCCGGAAGAGTTCCCCAACATGGCCAAGTCATTCTCGCTCGATCCCGAGACGGCTGAGAAAGGTGGCGACATCGGCACCGTGGTTCGCGGCGGCCTCAGCGGCGAGATCGAAGCCAAGATCTTCAACTCACCGGTCGGCGAACCCCTCGGCCCATTCGAAACCGATGACGGCATGTTCCACGAAGTCTACATGGTCACCAAACGTCACAACCCGACGCTCGATCTGACCACGCAAAAGATGATCACCAAGCTGTTGTACGAGAAGTGGCTCGATGAGCGTCTCGAAGAGCATCGCGTCGAGATCCTTTAA
- a CDS encoding HlyD family efflux transporter periplasmic adaptor subunit, translated as MNNKDDKSLDTPFNLDDHDFAGQEILTSEPSRLMRISILVIFAMIVAAVAWSFFGKADVIVKANGMLAPEGEVKRIYVPIEGEIVDNFMVEGSPVSKGDVLLRINSPGAVQLATAAESAQLKLKVAEQKSELYPEQRKGMEARLELIKVQIASEQQLQDKRMEESMAKLKEQQTLKLQKANVNLKRAQQAMNAAYEDWQAHVRLRKTEGGGGISARKVDEKRSEYQSKRAEYELKKTELSEFELELTKEKLKIVEEIQKKSEGLSNLKVRLAEQQAQIDQGDLQNEASVRMARAEVRSAERIRFDDLDEDAFLLVRAPTTGVLTDVEATQDGVKVDGKKPVAGIAPSEAKMVFELEIPEKNRAFLREGMTLKLKLNAFPFQRYGAIEGTLHYIAPTATLSALDRKQIVYKARAHIDRENIEVGETSYPLRYGMLGVGEIVVRKRRLIDLALDPFRQVAG; from the coding sequence ATGAACAACAAAGACGACAAGTCGCTCGATACGCCCTTCAATCTCGATGATCATGATTTTGCCGGCCAGGAGATCCTGACCTCTGAGCCCTCACGGCTGATGCGGATCAGCATACTGGTGATCTTCGCGATGATCGTCGCCGCCGTCGCCTGGTCGTTCTTCGGCAAGGCCGACGTCATCGTCAAGGCCAACGGCATGCTCGCGCCCGAGGGTGAGGTCAAACGCATCTATGTGCCGATCGAAGGTGAGATCGTCGACAACTTCATGGTCGAAGGCAGCCCGGTATCGAAAGGCGATGTACTGCTGCGCATCAACTCGCCGGGCGCGGTTCAGCTAGCGACTGCGGCGGAATCGGCGCAACTCAAACTCAAGGTCGCTGAGCAGAAGTCCGAGCTCTATCCCGAACAACGCAAAGGCATGGAGGCCCGCCTCGAGCTGATCAAGGTGCAGATCGCATCTGAACAGCAGCTTCAGGACAAGCGTATGGAAGAGAGCATGGCCAAACTCAAGGAACAACAGACGCTCAAGCTGCAGAAGGCCAACGTCAACCTGAAGCGCGCCCAGCAGGCAATGAATGCCGCCTACGAAGACTGGCAGGCGCATGTGCGTCTGCGTAAGACCGAGGGTGGTGGCGGCATCTCGGCACGCAAGGTCGACGAGAAACGTAGCGAGTATCAATCGAAGCGCGCCGAGTACGAACTGAAAAAGACCGAGCTTAGCGAATTCGAACTCGAGTTGACCAAAGAAAAGCTCAAGATCGTCGAAGAGATTCAGAAGAAATCGGAAGGCCTTTCCAACCTCAAGGTACGCCTTGCCGAACAGCAGGCGCAGATCGACCAGGGTGACCTGCAGAACGAGGCCTCCGTCCGCATGGCACGGGCCGAGGTACGCAGTGCCGAGCGCATCCGCTTCGATGACCTCGATGAAGATGCCTTCCTGTTGGTGCGTGCGCCGACCACCGGTGTACTGACCGACGTCGAAGCCACCCAGGATGGCGTCAAGGTAGACGGCAAGAAGCCGGTCGCCGGCATCGCACCGAGCGAAGCGAAGATGGTGTTCGAATTGGAGATCCCGGAGAAGAACCGCGCCTTCCTCAGAGAAGGCATGACGCTGAAGCTCAAACTCAATGCGTTTCCGTTCCAGCGCTACGGCGCCATCGAAGGCACGCTGCACTACATCGCGCCAACCGCCACGCTCAGCGCGTTGGATCGCAAGCAGATCGTTTACAAGGCGCGCGCCCACATCGACCGCGAGAACATCGAAGTCGGTGAAACGAGCTACCCGTTGCGCTACGGCATGCTGGGGGTCGGTGAGATCGTTGTACGCAAGCGCCGACTGATCGACCTCGCGCTCGACCCGTTCAGGCAAGTAGCCGGATAG
- a CDS encoding FHA domain-containing protein: MSLTLTPIGNSDLATLSLTEGMLAVGRNDEPFSSYPRALSGRLSRRHARLFFEDGKYYVGDLGSRNGTYVNSQRVGSDPVVIRSGDEVNFGGDIKYLAAVEKPSESETAQLAKLNVTLEPKHPQSGVLRVVFQQLPVLIGKGNEPFSAYAKAYPDEVAFLSRRHAHIFSRDGKLFIEDLGSTNGTYVNEQRLEEEPHALSGGEIVAFGGDFFVFTVSLGLGDAGGATQVIDADATRVLSAKADPVQPASPATSTGQAVVETPNDDSKPTATTGNTPAPAAVAAEAEAEAASAPQADEPKTVFVSSATSFLDILCSEQADNDPDGADAQREGAGSNARGSGAQGQAGTSGRWVARIAALVFVVVAVAGIIYLLPKSDESKIESLIDAGKYQQAAELGNEALPTADAESSLATLTDRALMNHVVPAWTTHLDAAEFDAAKAVLAEAEALTSNNPRGARLLKLLGWISEQYAFVAEHGGSEIQIAIYKDEPALKALLSGWEADETNNRRSLQTISTYVPQFATTSRDMYSRLRNLRAAKSLYVTAINELSAGISKKLRASMPQTPEQRERTLEAVSDDIANFRSKYPAVTGVNALDTDLQQYREVMASIDARKLAAVTDQLESNKPSTEPFISHYEWMTASYLPSGDFLDGYRRAVNAWQAGDTALAIAELDKLDATAWDGLAANKKAHFQQVSDAFAQLNANKGADDYTDRLIMFNAMLDQSADSYFSKAVAGDFHAASSEIATKADALFDTARGHWRAFRDAGGIDGGIRIQPTITDAYREQTTRLSEALSTATQAAQLYSSIGKTLQPNNRDLHTEIKLEIKRQRMWLNDLGMVMGPTLTQEKLALLPSVEEENAE, encoded by the coding sequence ATGAGCCTGACGCTCACTCCAATCGGCAATTCAGACCTCGCTACCTTGAGCCTCACTGAGGGCATGCTGGCCGTCGGCCGCAATGACGAGCCGTTCTCGTCCTATCCTCGCGCGCTGTCGGGACGCCTGTCTCGGCGCCATGCAAGGCTGTTCTTCGAAGATGGGAAGTACTACGTCGGCGATCTTGGCAGCCGCAACGGAACCTACGTCAACTCGCAACGCGTCGGCTCCGACCCCGTCGTTATCCGCAGTGGCGATGAAGTCAACTTCGGTGGCGACATCAAGTACCTGGCCGCCGTAGAGAAACCCAGCGAAAGCGAAACTGCTCAGTTGGCAAAGCTCAACGTGACCCTCGAGCCGAAACACCCGCAGTCAGGCGTGCTACGCGTCGTGTTCCAGCAACTGCCGGTACTGATCGGCAAGGGCAACGAACCATTCTCGGCGTATGCAAAGGCGTATCCCGATGAAGTCGCCTTCCTGTCGCGACGCCATGCGCACATCTTCTCGCGCGACGGCAAACTGTTCATCGAGGACCTGGGCAGCACCAACGGTACCTATGTCAACGAGCAACGCCTTGAAGAAGAACCGCACGCACTGAGCGGTGGCGAAATCGTTGCATTCGGCGGCGACTTCTTTGTGTTCACCGTGTCACTCGGTCTCGGCGATGCCGGGGGCGCCACCCAGGTAATCGATGCTGATGCCACCCGCGTGTTGTCGGCAAAGGCCGATCCTGTGCAACCGGCATCACCGGCAACAAGCACCGGTCAGGCGGTCGTCGAGACACCAAACGACGACTCGAAGCCAACGGCAACCACCGGCAACACGCCTGCACCCGCAGCAGTCGCAGCCGAAGCCGAAGCCGAAGCCGCATCAGCGCCGCAAGCGGACGAACCGAAAACCGTGTTCGTTTCCTCGGCAACATCGTTTCTGGACATCCTGTGCAGCGAACAGGCCGACAACGATCCGGACGGTGCAGATGCCCAGCGCGAAGGTGCCGGCAGCAATGCGCGTGGCAGCGGGGCACAGGGCCAGGCCGGCACTTCCGGCCGTTGGGTGGCACGGATCGCTGCGCTGGTGTTTGTTGTCGTAGCCGTCGCCGGCATCATTTATCTGCTGCCGAAGAGTGACGAGTCAAAGATCGAGTCGCTGATTGATGCCGGCAAGTACCAACAAGCCGCCGAGCTCGGTAACGAGGCATTGCCGACAGCCGATGCCGAAAGCAGCCTGGCGACGCTCACCGATCGCGCGTTAATGAACCATGTCGTCCCTGCGTGGACCACGCACCTCGACGCAGCCGAATTTGATGCAGCCAAAGCCGTGCTGGCAGAGGCCGAAGCGCTTACCAGCAACAATCCGCGAGGCGCCCGCTTGTTGAAACTCCTGGGCTGGATAAGCGAGCAGTACGCTTTCGTTGCCGAACACGGCGGCTCGGAGATTCAGATCGCGATCTACAAAGATGAACCGGCGCTCAAAGCGCTGCTGAGCGGCTGGGAAGCAGACGAGACCAACAACCGCCGCAGTCTGCAAACGATTTCGACGTATGTACCGCAGTTCGCGACTACCAGTCGCGACATGTACAGCCGCCTGCGCAACCTGCGGGCCGCGAAGTCACTGTACGTCACGGCGATCAACGAACTCTCTGCGGGTATCTCCAAGAAGCTGCGGGCAAGCATGCCGCAGACGCCGGAGCAACGCGAACGCACGTTGGAGGCGGTCAGCGACGACATCGCCAACTTCCGTAGCAAATACCCCGCGGTCACCGGCGTCAATGCGCTGGATACCGACTTGCAGCAATACCGGGAAGTGATGGCGTCGATCGATGCCCGCAAACTTGCCGCAGTGACCGACCAGTTGGAGAGCAACAAGCCGTCGACAGAACCTTTCATCAGTCACTACGAGTGGATGACTGCGTCGTATCTGCCGTCGGGAGATTTTCTTGACGGCTACCGACGCGCCGTCAACGCATGGCAGGCGGGCGATACCGCGCTGGCCATCGCAGAGCTCGACAAGCTCGATGCAACTGCCTGGGACGGGCTTGCGGCCAACAAGAAGGCGCACTTCCAGCAGGTCAGCGACGCATTCGCCCAATTGAACGCGAACAAAGGTGCAGACGACTACACCGACAGACTGATCATGTTCAACGCAATGCTCGACCAGAGCGCCGACAGCTACTTCAGCAAGGCAGTCGCCGGCGACTTCCATGCAGCGAGCAGCGAGATCGCAACCAAGGCCGATGCCTTGTTCGATACCGCACGAGGTCACTGGCGAGCATTTCGCGATGCGGGCGGCATCGACGGCGGTATTCGAATTCAGCCGACCATCACGGATGCCTACCGTGAGCAGACGACGCGCTTGTCCGAAGCGCTGTCGACGGCGACACAGGCCGCGCAGCTGTACAGCTCGATCGGCAAGACACTGCAACCCAACAATCGCGATCTCCACACAGAGATCAAACTCGAAATCAAACGCCAACGGATGTGGCTGAACGATCTGGGCATGGTCATGGGACCGACCCTGACCCAGGAAAAGTTGGCCCTGCTGCCGAGCGTCGAAGAGGAGAATGCCGAATGA